From the genome of Rhododendron vialii isolate Sample 1 chromosome 10a, ASM3025357v1:
ATACGTCGTAAATGTCTCTGAAGTTTAGTACTAAGAACGAAACAGAGAACAAACAGAGAGCTCTGTTTTTGAAACCCTCAAAAACAGCGTGAGACAAAGACAGCTCtgttagttataaaaaaaaaaaaaagttgattcaaatagatagagagagaatacAGTCAGGAAAATTGAGCCCACCTGTTTGTTTTATGGTTTGTAATTCAAATCACAGGCAGTATAATATGGTCAAGTTCTCATAAGCTTGACATTTTATTGATTTCTTTTAACAGTTGGGAAAGAGATTGTGGATCTGTGCCTGGACCGCATCCGAAAGCTGGCCGACAACTGCACGGGGCTTCAAGGGTTCCTGGTTTTCCACGCTGTTGGAGGTGGAACCGGTTCTGGACTCGGTTCACTTCTTCTCGAAAGGCTCTCTGTCGACTATGGAAAGAAATCAAAGCTCGGTTTCACTGTATACCCTTCCCCTCAGATCTCAACCTCAGTTGTTGAGCCATACAACAGTGTCTTGTCCACCCATTCTCTGCTGGAGCACACCGATGTCGCTGTACTCCTTGACAATGAGGCTATCTATGACATCTGCCGTAGGTCTCTGGATATTGAGAGACCCACCTACACCAACCTCAATAGGCTTGTCTCGCAGGTATAACACCTTCTCCAATCAAATGGTTTTGTGATTCAATAAGGGCTCGTTTGGTATGGCTTCTTTTGTTAGCTATATGTTCAAAATCAAGAGTTTGGACACAATTGCATTCAGATATATCAAGATTTTAAGCAAATAAGCTAATGAGACCCACTACTTGAATGGTTGTTCTATATAAAATCTATCATAAACATGTGCTAACAACTCGATTTGACCTTCAAATCTCTACTCAAATCTTTCCAGCATGTCTTTCGAAAACATGCCAACTTACACGAACATTTGGTAGTTTATCAAATCTATTTAAAAACTACCAAAACTGACTTCTTGTTCCTCATTTCCATACTACTTCATACATGATTCTTCGAATACAACTTTAGAACTCAACTGTGAATCTGTGATTTGCCATCGGCAATTTATGGTCCCATGTACATTGAATTGCTTCATATTTCATTGTGTCCAGAGTTGTGTTTTAAGATTATGTTCCTAGTATCACTCATTTTCATCGATTATGAAAGGTTTTATGAAGGGTTTGAGATACCCCAAAAAACCAATTACTCTCTCATtgacatttcatcaaacacatTGTAGACTGACCCTCTCTGTTTCTCCACAGGTCATTTCCTCCCTCACCGCCTCCCTCCGCTTCGACGGCGCCCTAAACGTGGACGTAAACGAGTTCCAAACCAACCTGGTCCCCTACCCTCGAATCCACTTCATGCTCTCCTCCTATGCCCCCGTCATCTCCGCTGAGAAGGCCTACCACGAGCAGCTCTCCGTGGCCGAGATCACCAACAGCGCATTCGAGCCCTCCTCCATGATGGTTAAGTGCGACCCCCGCCACGGCAAGTACATGGCCTGCTGCCTGATGTACCGAGGCGACGTCGTCCCAAAAGACGTCAACGCCGCCGTGGCCACGATTAAGACCAAGAGGACGATTCAGTTCGTGGACTGGTGCCCGACCGGGTTCAAGTGCGGGATCAACTACCAGCCGCCGACAGTGGTAAGTGTTTTATCGGTTTTATCATTACTTGAGCAGTCAAACAAGCCAAGCAGTTAGTTGTTCATTGAAAACTAATCGAGTTTCAATATAGGTTCAAGTTTAGTTGTTTACTAGACGAGCAGATCTCTTGAATTATTTTGTACATTGAAAGTCAAACAAATCGAGTAGGAACTTGTTCAAgctcggttgaaagcataacaTAACAAGCTTCAAAGGAATTGTCCAAGCTTGATTTGTTTACATGACTAACCGGTCTTGAATGAACTTTTAACTAACTGAATAACacgagctcgaactcgagtaACTTAGTTTTATCAGCTTTAAAGAGCATAAAGTACAAGTTTTTCTCTATATATTGTTGTCGTTGCAGTAGTCTCGTATTATTTGGATTTACAAATTCTGACGAATATTTCCAACAGGTACCGGGTGGGGACTTGGCGAAGGTGCAGCGGGCGGTGTGCATGATATCCAACTCGACGAGCGTGGCGGAGGTGTTTTCAAGGATCGATCACAAGTTCGATTTGATGTACGCAAAGAGGGCGTTTGTGCATTGGTACGTCGGGGAGGGGATGGAGGAAGGGGAGTTTTCGGAGGCAAGGGAGGATCTGGCGGCCTTGGAGAAGGATTATGAGGAAGTTGGGTTGGAGTCTGGGGAAGGggatgatgaagatgaaggaGATGAGTATTAGGGCTGGCTGGTTGTTTTGGAATGGGGAGAAGCCAATGGACTCATTGGGTTATGTTTGTTTAGGCCTTAGGTTTTCTGGGtagatgtttttgttttgatttcgaCTCTGGTTTTCTACAACGTTTATTTTGGTCTAATGGAGGCTGTTTAAATCCTATGTTATGGAATGAAACTGCAAGTTAAATGATTTTCTGTGTCAATTTTGTGTAGTTCATCTTGTCATTTGGGAAAGTAAATGATCACCTTAAAGGCCATTCGAATAGATATTGGTTGTGCTTGAAAGGTTTTACGTAATTGACTGGTAAGTCCGATCCCAATATCTTGATTTTGAGTGGCAATTTATCATGGATCCAAATATATAAATATCATTCGATAATGCATGACCGATTAATCTTTGGATAAAAATGTTTTCCGGGATCCTCCCATTTCAAGGACTCACAGAAATACCTCACACAGTGTTTGAGTTGGAGGAAGCTCATAGTGAGAGCCAAGACGTTGTGAAGTTTGATAATCAGTCTTGCAACTTCTAATCAATTTTAAGGTGGGCTTACGAAAGACCTTTTATGAATTACTAAGTGAGAAGAGAATTTGTAATTGTGTTGAAGTAATTTGtctctttgattttgtttctcttcttttcaacaaatgaaaaatagaTTTGTTTATCCTCTTCGGATATCATAGCCATCAGCTGTCCTTACTCCTTAATGCTTAACGAAATGTTGGATATTGGTGAATCTCCACCCATGTCCGTGTTTTTCAAACTCAGAGGTCTGTATCAAGTAAAGTCTTGTTTACTTCCCACGAGTCATTTTTGTATGGTAGGTTAACAATTTTCTTGAAACGTGATACCTTTGCAGAAGCTATCTCAGCCCcgcaagaaaaatcaataattgACTACACATGTTTTTCTGTAAAGTCAAAAAAGTAAATGGAGCAGTTGAGAGAAGACGGGCAATGGTGGCCAAAGAAGTTTGGTTGCCAACGTGAATATGTGTGTTGGGCTAGCTTGCACTAGCTCGAACCCACCAGGCAGCAACCCAGTGGCTAAAATCTATGAGTTAGATGTTTGCTGTCCCATCCACTACTCCCAAAACAAAGTCAGGCCATAGAATCGATATTTTACCCTATGCATGGTGTCATGATTTGCATAAGAACAGAGTCACAGCATAATTGGTCATTTCATGGGCCAAAGGGAGGAACGCAGGATTTTATAGTTTGTTAGGTAGGCGAACATTAAGAAAAGTCGTAAGGTATAATAAGAGTTTTATAGTATATTGTAGATCAAGATacttctaaaaataattttattattttcccaAAAACTCTTGATTAGATGGGTGTGGGATTGTTCAAAGTAATCTTCAATAATGCTAGGGACAAAACTCTCTACCACAACACCGACCACATGCCTACGTGCGATTACTACATGATAGGAGGTTGCAAAATAGTTTCACAGTGATTATTCTCCTTTTAGCAATCATGCAGTGCTACGTAAGCAGGTGCGGTTGGTATTGTGACAGGCGTACATGTACAGTAATCCGTATTTAGTTTTTCGTAGCT
Proteins encoded in this window:
- the LOC131303355 gene encoding tubulin alpha-1 chain-like isoform X1; this encodes MRECISIHIGQAGIQVGNACWELYCLEHGIQPDGQMPSDKTVGGGDDAFNTFFSETGAGKHVPRAIFLDLEPTVIDEVRTGTYRQLFHPEQLISGKEDAANNFARGHYTIGKEIVDLCLDRIRKLADNCTGLQGFLVFHAVGGGTGSGLGSLLLERLSVDYGKKSKLGFTVYPSPQISTSVVEPYNSVLSTHSLLEHTDVAVLLDNEAIYDICRRSLDIERPTYTNLNRLVSQVISSLTASLRFDGALNVDVNEFQTNLVPYPRIHFMLSSYAPVISAEKAYHEQLSVAEITNSAFEPSSMMVKCDPRHGKYMACCLMYRGDVVPKDVNAAVATIKTKRTIQFVDWCPTGFKCGINYQPPTVVPGGDLAKVQRAVCMISNSTSVAEVFSRIDHKFDLMYAKRAFVHWYVGEGMEEGEFSEAREDLAALEKDYEEVGLESGEGDDEDEGDEY
- the LOC131303355 gene encoding tubulin alpha-4 chain-like isoform X2 produces the protein MRECISIHIGQAGIQVGNACWELYCLEHGIQPDGQMPSDKTVGGGDDAFNTFFSETGAGKHVPRAIFLDLEPTVIDEVRTGTYRQLFHPEQLISGKEDAANNFARGHYTIGKEIVDLCLDRIRKLADNCTGLQGFLVFHAVGGGTGSGLGSLLLERLSVDYGKKSKLGFTVYPSPQISTSVVEPYNSVLSTHSLLEHTDVAVLLDNEAIYDICRRSLDIERPTYTNLNRLVSQVISSLTASLRFDGALNVDVNEFQTNLVPYPRIHFMLSSYAPVISAEKAYHEQLSVAEITNSAFEPSSMMVKCDPRHGKYMACCLMYRGDVVPKDVNAAVATIKTKRTIQFVDWCPTGFKCGINYQPPTVVPGGDLAKVQRAVCMISNSTSVAEVKGSFRRQGRIWRPWRRIMRKLGWSLGKGMMKMKEMSIRAGWLFWNGEKPMDSLGYVCLGLRFSG